In Romboutsia lituseburensis, a genomic segment contains:
- a CDS encoding LytR/AlgR family response regulator transcription factor yields the protein MFKVVICEDCENSRELIKETLKEIQNNNKYTIKTIEFENGEELVNNYPENIDIFMLDIEMGKLSGMDVAREIRKRDNNTQIIFTTGNPSYLQEGYEVRAYRYLIKPFSVDELKQHVLACINDIKIKKSKNIVVQEKNNIYKIPIDEILYIEVYKKDITIHTKNSEYQVKMSITNIEKELIQYNFFRCHRSYLVNLKKVDSLKGNIIIIKNLEIPVSRYRLNEFKCRLAKSLGEILC from the coding sequence GTGTTTAAAGTAGTTATTTGTGAGGACTGCGAAAATTCGAGGGAGTTAATAAAGGAAACTTTAAAAGAAATTCAAAATAATAATAAATATACAATTAAAACTATAGAGTTTGAAAATGGGGAAGAACTAGTTAATAACTATCCAGAAAACATAGATATATTTATGCTGGATATAGAAATGGGTAAGCTATCAGGTATGGATGTAGCTAGAGAAATAAGAAAAAGGGACAACAATACACAAATTATATTTACAACTGGAAATCCATCTTACCTACAAGAAGGATATGAAGTTCGTGCATACAGGTATTTAATAAAGCCATTTAGTGTTGATGAATTAAAGCAACACGTATTAGCGTGTATAAATGACATAAAAATCAAAAAATCAAAAAATATAGTTGTACAAGAAAAAAATAATATTTATAAAATACCTATAGATGAAATACTTTATATTGAAGTTTATAAGAAAGATATAACTATACACACAAAAAATAGTGAATATCAAGTTAAAATGAGTATTACTAATATCGAAAAAGAGTTGATACAGTATAATTTTTTTAGATGTCATAGAAGTTATCTAGTTAATTTAAAAAAAGTAGATTCTTTAAAGGGAAATATAATAATTATAAAAAATCTAGAAATACCCGTTAGCAGATATAGGTTAAATGAATTTAAATGTAGGCTAGCAAAATCTTTAGGAGAAATTCTATGTTAG